AGATGCTGTACGGCCTCTACAAGAAGCACCACTGGCTCATGCGCGGAGCCACCTTCCACTCCCTCCACCTCATGCTCGACCAGCACGCGGAGGCGCAGCTCGCCCTCGTCGACGCGCTGGCCGAGCGGGTCCAGAGCCTCGGCGGCGTCGCCGTCGGCGACCCCCGCCACGCCGCCGAGCTGACCGCCATCCCCCGGCCGCCGAACGGCGTCGAGCCGGTCCCCGTCATGCTGTCGCGGCTCCTCGACGCCCACGAGCGGATCCTCGTCGACGCGCGCGACGCCGCCGCCCGCATCTCCGCCGAGGGCGACGAGGGCAGCAACGACCTGCTCGTCTCGCAGGTCGTCCGCACCGGCGAGGCCCAGGTGTGGTTCCTGGCCGAGCACCTCGTGGACACCCCGCTGGTCCGCGGCTGACGCACATCGCCCGCCCGCCTCCCGGCCCCTCCCTGCCAAGCCCCCGCCCCGTACGTACCGTCCCCACGAAGGAGAACCCCTCATGCCGCACCCTCCGGTCCTCGAACCGGCCGCCCAGGCCTTCGCCGACGCCACCGCCCAGGCCGCCGTTCCTCTACCAGCTCCCCGTCGCCGACGGCCGCAAGGCGGTCGACGGCGTCCAGAGCGGTGACGGCGTGCCCCTGCCCGCCGTCGACGAGGAATGGGTCACCGTCCACGGCGGTCCCACCGGAGACGTACGCGTCCGGATCGTCCGTCCGCGCGGGGGTCACCGGGCCGCTTCCCGTCGTCCTCTACCTCCACGGCGCCGGCTGGGTCTTCGGCAACGCCCACACCCACGACCGGCTCGTCCGCGAGCTCGCGGTCGGCGCGGGGGCGGCGGTCGTCTTCCCCGAGTACGACCTGTCGCCCGAGGCCCGGTACCCCGTCGCCATCGAGCAGAACTACAGCGTCGCCCAGTGGGTCGCCCGCGAGGGCCACCACAAGGACCTCGACGGCACCCGCATCGCCGTCGCGGGCGACTCGGGTCGGCGGGAACATGACGGCCGCCCTCACCCTCATGGCCAAGCAGCGCGGCGACGTCCGCCTCGTCCACCAGGTGCTGTTCTACCCGGTGACCGACGCGCGCTTCGACACCGAGTCGTACGCCCTCTTCGCCGAGGGCTACTTCCTGCGCCGCGACGCCATGAAGTGGTTCTGGGACCAGTACACGACCGACGAGGCCGAGCGCGCCCAGATCACCGCCTCCCCGTTGCGCGCC
The sequence above is drawn from the Streptomyces showdoensis genome and encodes:
- a CDS encoding Dps family protein gives rise to the protein MESTITGSAPARPGHAPSGGQPLLHQKGAEVQAFGTLKQLPIGLGHDTRMYACQRLNRVLADTQMLYGLYKKHHWLMRGATFHSLHLMLDQHAEAQLALVDALAERVQSLGGVAVGDPRHAAELTAIPRPPNGVEPVPVMLSRLLDAHERILVDARDAAARISAEGDEGSNDLLVSQVVRTGEAQVWFLAEHLVDTPLVRG